From the Streptomyces pluripotens genome, one window contains:
- a CDS encoding DUF2252 domain-containing protein encodes MSVPQLNGEQRGEEILAVFDTAFGRLLAADPAAFRMKFRKMAASAFAFYRGTACLFYHDANAEKRGGPYLDDRTSRVWIHGDLHAENFGTYLDSNGRLVFNVNDFDEAYVGPFTWDLKRFAASIALIGYAKALSDEQITELVTVYAAAYRERVHALATGAKSDEVPPFTLDTAQGPLLDALRDARSLTRFGLLDSMTEIRDYERRFAPGGGSIELDAATRYKVLAAFDGYLETLPDSSLTRPDSYRVKDVVGRRGIGIGSAGLPSYNILLEGPSDALENDVVIYIKQAQTPAVSRHITDPAIAEYFQHEGHRTVISQRALQAHADPWLGWTELDGAGQLVAEVSPYAVDLDWDDIDDPEEIAAVIADLGRATATMHAAADDQSGESLVPFSTERAIDAAIAADEEGFAPVLVDFAHGYGARARTDHQIFVDLFRNGRIPGL; translated from the coding sequence ATGTCGGTCCCCCAGCTCAACGGCGAGCAGCGAGGCGAGGAGATCCTCGCCGTCTTCGACACCGCCTTCGGCCGGCTCCTAGCCGCCGACCCGGCCGCGTTCCGGATGAAGTTCCGCAAGATGGCGGCCTCGGCCTTCGCGTTCTACCGAGGGACGGCGTGCCTCTTCTACCACGATGCGAACGCGGAGAAGCGGGGCGGCCCGTACCTGGACGACCGCACCTCGCGCGTGTGGATCCACGGCGACCTGCACGCGGAGAACTTCGGCACCTACCTGGACTCCAACGGCCGCCTGGTCTTCAACGTCAACGACTTCGACGAGGCTTATGTCGGCCCGTTCACCTGGGACCTCAAGCGCTTCGCCGCCTCGATCGCCCTCATCGGGTACGCGAAGGCGCTCAGCGACGAGCAGATCACCGAACTGGTGACGGTCTACGCGGCCGCCTACCGCGAGCGCGTCCACGCGCTGGCCACCGGCGCCAAGAGCGACGAGGTGCCGCCGTTCACCCTGGACACCGCACAGGGTCCGCTGCTGGACGCGCTGCGTGACGCCCGCTCGCTGACCCGATTCGGGCTGCTGGACTCGATGACTGAGATCCGCGACTACGAGCGCCGCTTCGCTCCGGGCGGCGGCTCCATCGAGTTGGATGCGGCGACCCGCTACAAGGTGCTGGCCGCCTTCGACGGCTATCTGGAGACGCTGCCGGACTCCTCACTGACCCGCCCGGACTCGTACCGGGTGAAGGACGTCGTGGGCCGCCGGGGCATCGGCATCGGCTCGGCCGGTCTGCCGTCCTACAACATCCTCCTGGAGGGCCCCAGCGACGCCCTGGAGAACGACGTCGTGATCTACATCAAGCAGGCGCAGACCCCAGCCGTCTCCCGGCACATCACCGACCCGGCGATCGCCGAGTACTTCCAGCACGAGGGGCACCGGACGGTGATCTCCCAGCGCGCGCTGCAGGCGCACGCCGACCCGTGGCTGGGCTGGACCGAGCTGGACGGCGCGGGCCAGCTGGTGGCCGAGGTCTCGCCGTACGCCGTCGACCTGGACTGGGACGACATCGACGACCCGGAGGAGATCGCGGCCGTCATCGCCGACCTGGGCCGGGCCACCGCCACCATGCATGCGGCGGCGGACGACCAGTCCGGCGAGTCCCTGGTGCCGTTCTCCACCGAGCGGGCCATCGACGCGGCCATCGCAGCGGACGAGGAGGGCTTCGCGCCCGTCCTGGTGGACTTCGCGCACGGCTACGGCGCACGCGCGCGCACCGACCACCAGATCTTCGTCGACCTGTTCCGCAACGGCCGGATCCCGGGGCTGTAG